One genomic window of Terriglobia bacterium includes the following:
- a CDS encoding FAD binding domain-containing protein — translation MPIGDMDPRSLERLLFAGCRNCRFCMVVITRWERTMILPRFDVLVPGTPAEACRMLEQYAAKGVRILAGGTDLLVDLRKPIIPPHVPCCDGCAVHPGGRIRTTIDCSSWSAVASPANAGGSLRAWPQDEGQAPPKYLVSLHRLHDLHGIRLLADGSLRIGALTTISEIARSAEVRRYWTALADGADSLGSPLVRNRGTLGGNIANARPAADMAAATIALGGTLTLQGTEGERFLPAQTFPTGPGLTVIQPDEILTFITYPPPRACSGSVYYKLANRKALEIATVGVSVWMSLEAPAGPIVDARVALGAVAPTPILSESARQILLGKVPSEPDFRAAARAAREQARPIDNHRGSARYRLQMVELLTMRLLKSAFRRAGGPE, via the coding sequence ATGCCTATCGGGGACATGGACCCGCGTAGTTTGGAGCGCCTGCTCTTCGCAGGCTGCCGCAACTGCCGGTTCTGCATGGTCGTGATTACCCGGTGGGAAAGAACGATGATTCTGCCCCGCTTCGACGTGTTGGTCCCGGGTACGCCGGCAGAAGCCTGCAGGATGCTGGAGCAATACGCCGCAAAGGGAGTGCGTATTCTTGCCGGCGGCACCGACCTCCTGGTTGATCTGAGAAAGCCGATCATCCCTCCGCATGTGCCTTGTTGCGACGGCTGTGCCGTGCATCCCGGCGGCCGGATCCGCACCACGATCGACTGCTCGTCGTGGTCAGCGGTGGCCTCCCCGGCAAATGCCGGAGGATCGCTGCGCGCCTGGCCGCAGGATGAAGGACAGGCGCCACCAAAGTACCTGGTCTCACTGCACCGGCTGCATGACTTGCACGGCATTCGCCTGCTTGCGGACGGCAGCCTGCGCATCGGAGCGTTGACTACGATCAGCGAGATCGCCCGTTCCGCCGAAGTGCGCCGCTACTGGACTGCGTTGGCCGACGGCGCCGACAGCCTGGGCAGCCCTCTGGTGCGCAATCGCGGCACCCTGGGAGGCAACATCGCCAACGCCCGGCCGGCCGCCGACATGGCAGCGGCGACGATCGCACTGGGCGGAACCCTCACTTTGCAGGGAACGGAGGGCGAACGATTTCTTCCGGCACAAACCTTCCCGACCGGCCCCGGTCTCACTGTCATTCAGCCGGATGAAATACTGACTTTCATCACTTATCCGCCGCCGCGCGCTTGCTCGGGCAGTGTCTACTACAAGCTGGCAAACCGTAAAGCGCTCGAGATTGCCACGGTCGGGGTATCCGTCTGGATGTCTTTGGAAGCTCCCGCCGGCCCGATTGTGGACGCGCGCGTTGCCCTGGGGGCGGTGGCACCGACGCCCATTCTTTCAGAATCGGCAAGACAAATTCTGCTCGGGAAGGTTCCCTCCGAACCTGACTTCCGGGCGGCAGCGCGCGCGGCCCGCGAACAGGCGCGCCCGATCGACAACCATCGCGGCTCCGCCCGGTATCGCCTGCAAATGGTTGAATTGCTGACCATGCGCCTTCTCAAGAGCGCCTTCCGGCGAGCGGGGGGCCCCGAATGA
- a CDS encoding (2Fe-2S)-binding protein: MKTIIQVTVNGVAHELAVEPRRTLLELLREDLGLTGTKKGCGIGDCGACAVLVDGVATFSCLTLAIQVEGCSVETVEGLAKDGRLTRLQQAFVDHGAIQCGYCTPGMLMTATELLRRQEHPSETEIRRAISGNLCRCTGYQKIVEAIQSAGRSNDE; this comes from the coding sequence ATGAAAACCATCATCCAGGTGACGGTGAACGGTGTCGCCCACGAACTGGCCGTCGAACCGCGCCGCACGCTGCTCGAACTTCTGCGCGAGGACCTGGGCTTGACGGGAACAAAAAAAGGCTGCGGCATCGGCGATTGTGGCGCCTGCGCCGTCCTCGTCGACGGAGTGGCCACTTTCAGTTGCCTCACACTGGCAATCCAGGTGGAAGGCTGCTCGGTGGAGACCGTCGAGGGGTTGGCCAAGGACGGCCGGCTCACGCGCCTGCAACAGGCATTCGTCGATCACGGAGCGATTCAATGCGGGTACTGCACGCCGGGAATGCTGATGACAGCTACGGAACTGCTGCGGCGCCAGGAGCATCCCAGTGAGACGGAAATTCGCCGGGCAATCTCAGGCAACCTGTGCCGGTGCACGGGTTATCAGAAGATCGTGGAGGCGATTCAGTCAGCCGGCCGGAGCAATGATGAGTGA
- a CDS encoding molybdopterin-dependent oxidoreductase, producing MSDYSLLNSRVPRVDAADKVTGRALYTDDLRRSGMLTGALLHSPLAHARILNIDTSRAERLPGVRSVITYREGGTTPYGVSPARYDETIFCHDKVRYVGDEIAAVAAVDLDTALEAVDLIRVDFEELPPVLDGRAAMEEGQPQLHEMYKNNICARVHWQFGDIEQGRRESHLVRTDRLTSKMQDAAFLEPQSVLAEYDTHGNLTMWSSTQAPHYVQRTLAMALHVPLHKVRVIKPAVGGGFGPKASCSTAELAACLLAMKTGQPVKITLDREEVFLHSRARHQFFHKMTAGVKKDGTLTFLEHHCIIDGGAYASFGIATIYYAGSLLGGPYRLKNMKYDGYRVVTNKPACGAQRGHGAVIARALFEVQLDRLAEELKMDPIELRLKNVMEAGETTCNELFLSSFGMKEALEAVRASAAWKKKRSLDGQTSGKGKGIGAACGFFVSGAGYPIYRSRTYHCTVIVKVDDVGGGVTVLSGSADIGQGSDTVLAMIAAEELGLPIDDVKVISGDSSLTVDLGAYSSRTTLMTGAACRDAARDVKRQILDAIAACLHVPPETLDLKDGKVASLQGEPDFSRLREEYLQEHKGFTDPPAGPWLTFREASRIAFLERGSIVGLGKYRPPPLGGSFKGAAVGTSPAFGCSAQVAEVSVDLETGEVTVENITGAHDCGFAINRTQVEGQMHGSMMMGMGEALMEQIQYDTQGRIVNANLAEYKIPTALDMPHLDAIIVESNEPNGPYGAKEVGEGAIMPVIPSVLNAIYDATGVRIEELPVTPERLVAAMQAAKKQAGSGD from the coding sequence ATGAGTGATTACAGCCTGCTTAACTCGCGCGTGCCGCGTGTAGACGCCGCGGACAAAGTCACCGGCAGAGCTTTGTACACCGATGACCTCAGGCGGTCGGGTATGCTCACCGGAGCCTTGCTGCACAGCCCTCTGGCCCATGCCAGAATCTTGAACATCGACACATCCCGCGCAGAGCGCCTGCCCGGCGTGCGATCCGTGATCACCTACCGCGAGGGAGGAACCACTCCCTACGGGGTGAGCCCCGCCCGCTATGACGAGACCATTTTCTGCCACGACAAGGTGCGCTACGTCGGCGACGAGATCGCCGCGGTTGCCGCTGTGGACCTGGACACGGCGCTCGAGGCCGTGGACCTGATTAGAGTCGACTTTGAGGAATTGCCGCCGGTGCTTGACGGCCGCGCGGCCATGGAAGAGGGACAGCCGCAGTTGCACGAGATGTACAAGAACAACATCTGTGCTCGGGTCCATTGGCAGTTTGGGGACATCGAACAGGGAAGACGGGAATCCCATCTCGTGCGCACGGACCGGCTGACCAGCAAGATGCAGGACGCAGCCTTCCTGGAACCCCAGAGCGTGCTGGCCGAGTACGACACCCACGGCAACCTGACGATGTGGAGTTCCACCCAGGCACCGCACTACGTGCAACGGACGCTGGCTATGGCCCTTCATGTCCCGCTCCACAAAGTGCGGGTAATCAAGCCCGCAGTGGGCGGCGGATTCGGGCCCAAGGCTTCCTGCTCCACCGCCGAGTTGGCTGCCTGCCTGCTGGCCATGAAGACCGGCCAGCCTGTCAAGATCACCCTGGATCGGGAGGAAGTCTTTCTTCATTCGCGCGCCCGCCATCAGTTTTTTCACAAAATGACTGCCGGTGTGAAGAAGGACGGGACGCTGACCTTCCTCGAGCATCACTGCATCATCGACGGTGGCGCCTACGCCAGCTTTGGAATCGCCACGATTTACTACGCCGGCTCCCTGCTCGGCGGCCCCTACCGGCTGAAGAACATGAAATATGACGGCTACCGGGTGGTCACGAACAAGCCGGCTTGCGGCGCGCAGCGCGGTCATGGCGCCGTCATTGCCCGCGCTCTTTTTGAGGTGCAACTGGACCGTCTGGCAGAAGAACTGAAGATGGATCCGATCGAACTGCGGCTGAAGAATGTGATGGAGGCCGGCGAGACCACCTGCAACGAACTCTTCCTTTCGAGCTTCGGCATGAAAGAGGCCCTGGAAGCCGTGCGGGCCTCGGCTGCCTGGAAAAAGAAGCGCTCGCTCGACGGTCAAACCAGCGGCAAAGGCAAGGGAATCGGTGCCGCCTGCGGCTTCTTTGTTTCCGGAGCCGGCTATCCGATCTACCGCTCGCGGACATACCACTGCACGGTGATTGTGAAAGTCGATGACGTCGGCGGCGGAGTCACCGTTCTGTCCGGATCAGCGGACATCGGGCAGGGTTCCGATACGGTGCTCGCCATGATTGCCGCCGAAGAGCTTGGATTGCCGATCGACGACGTAAAGGTCATTTCCGGAGATTCCAGCCTCACTGTCGATCTGGGCGCCTATTCGAGCCGCACAACGCTGATGACCGGCGCGGCCTGTCGCGATGCGGCGCGCGACGTGAAGCGGCAGATCCTCGATGCCATCGCCGCCTGCCTCCATGTGCCCCCGGAAACATTGGATCTGAAGGACGGCAAGGTGGCCAGTCTGCAGGGCGAGCCGGATTTTTCCAGGCTGCGAGAAGAATACCTTCAGGAGCATAAAGGCTTCACAGATCCTCCGGCAGGGCCCTGGCTCACGTTTCGCGAAGCCAGCCGGATCGCATTCCTCGAACGGGGGAGCATCGTGGGCTTGGGTAAATATCGCCCGCCTCCGCTGGGCGGATCCTTTAAAGGAGCCGCCGTCGGCACCTCGCCCGCATTTGGATGCTCGGCCCAGGTGGCTGAAGTTTCCGTGGACCTCGAGACCGGTGAAGTCACCGTGGAGAACATAACGGGTGCCCACGATTGCGGCTTTGCCATCAACCGGACTCAGGTCGAAGGGCAGATGCACGGTTCCATGATGATGGGTATGGGCGAGGCGCTCATGGAGCAGATTCAGTACGACACGCAAGGCCGGATCGTGAACGCCAACCTGGCGGAATACAAGATCCCGACCGCGCTCGACATGCCGCATCTCGACGCGATTATCGTGGAATCGAATGAACCGAATGGCCCCTATGGAGCCAAGGAAGTCGGCGAGGGAGCAATCATGCCGGTTATTCCCTCGGTTCTCAACGCCATCTATGACGCGACCGGCGTGCGTATCGAAGAGCTGCCGGTCACTCCGGAACGTCTGGTGGCGGCGATGCAGGCGGCGAAAAAACAAGCCGGATCCGGAGATTGA
- a CDS encoding 2-hydroxyacyl-CoA dehydratase, with protein MEDRTYAQTTAWLRELFEDLKFGYVRDWKSQGASRRAIGFLPIYIPREIIHACGMLPVGIFGAGDRIPVVRGDAFFQSYICHLPRTVVELALGGGFDNFDGFLFPSICDVIRNLSGIFRLRFSDKFVRYLDFPQDFDPEAGGVFYRRVLERLVRDLAAMNGGQPSTARLNESITLYNKSRQLLLGLDRLRAAKPHMMSAVDFYLLRRAGNLLSVEDYNKLLGDMPGLLEQSARKSEDKIRVVVTGAFCEQPPLGLIQTIENAGCYIVDDDFQLGLTWFSKDIPDNTGDPIGALVESYLNLETCSSVVFETDKTRGEILVERVKERAADGVIFCAPSFCDPALLDRPILERAMNKHHIKHISFQYHENLGQFHVIKEQAGTFADMIKLWE; from the coding sequence ATGGAAGACCGCACCTATGCTCAAACAACGGCCTGGCTCAGGGAGCTGTTTGAGGATTTAAAATTCGGGTATGTGAGGGATTGGAAATCACAGGGGGCGTCACGGCGCGCGATCGGCTTCCTGCCCATCTACATTCCCCGGGAAATCATCCATGCCTGCGGGATGCTGCCGGTCGGCATTTTCGGGGCCGGGGATCGCATTCCGGTCGTGCGCGGCGACGCCTTCTTCCAGTCATATATCTGCCATTTGCCGCGGACCGTCGTGGAATTGGCGCTCGGCGGCGGTTTCGACAATTTCGACGGCTTCCTTTTCCCTTCCATCTGCGACGTCATTCGCAACCTGTCGGGCATCTTCCGGCTGAGATTCAGCGACAAGTTCGTTCGCTATCTCGATTTTCCACAGGATTTCGATCCGGAGGCGGGAGGCGTCTTCTACCGGCGCGTGCTGGAGCGCCTGGTCCGGGACCTTGCCGCCATGAACGGCGGCCAGCCGTCGACCGCCAGGCTGAACGAATCTATAACCTTGTACAACAAGAGCAGGCAGCTGCTGCTGGGACTCGATCGCCTGCGCGCGGCAAAGCCGCACATGATGAGCGCTGTCGATTTCTACCTGCTGCGGCGCGCGGGCAACCTGCTGTCGGTCGAAGACTACAACAAGCTGCTTGGAGACATGCCCGGCCTGCTCGAACAGTCCGCCCGTAAATCCGAGGATAAGATCCGGGTGGTCGTCACCGGAGCGTTTTGCGAGCAGCCCCCGTTGGGCCTGATCCAGACGATCGAGAACGCCGGCTGCTATATCGTCGACGACGATTTTCAGCTCGGATTGACTTGGTTTTCCAAGGACATTCCTGACAACACCGGGGATCCCATCGGCGCCCTTGTCGAAAGCTATCTGAACCTCGAGACCTGCTCGTCGGTGGTGTTCGAAACCGACAAAACCCGCGGCGAGATCCTTGTGGAACGAGTGAAGGAACGAGCGGCAGACGGGGTGATTTTCTGCGCTCCGAGTTTCTGCGACCCGGCCTTGCTCGACCGGCCGATCCTCGAACGCGCGATGAACAAGCACCACATCAAGCACATAAGTTTTCAGTACCACGAGAACCTCGGCCAGTTTCATGTCATCAAAGAGCAAGCTGGAACATTCGCCGACATGATCAAGCTCTGGGAGTAG
- the bcrB gene encoding benzoyl-CoA reductase subunit B: protein MEVQKEDSMIKQKQMLAEHFIELSQVRETGRKVAYTFVPGNLAELVGTFDMLSVYPEINALQSGMRKKSGDYIREAEDVGYSEDVCSYVKCDIGMMLQGNIGPTGQQLPPPDILLLSYTGCFVFMKWFENLRHFYPNAEVAMLHIPYQESGRLEPEAVEYVKDQLVRSVIPKFEKVSGRKFDLEKLAAKLKLAAQAEDLLVEIFDSARHRPSPIDAYFGGVYYIGPIFTAFRGNEDCVEYYRALKQEVDYRVARKLGPITPEGHMAHERFRLVVEGPPNWTHFRDFWKMFYDRGAVFVGSSYTRVGGVYDDGFRHSPKDPLASLAEYCIGCYTNRNLIQRIQLLEDFIKKYGADGLLVNSIKSCNSFSAGQLVMMRDLEERLGIPVGFIETDLVDPRYYSFSNIKNRLDSFFQMLEQRQTVRTGSDALSDDVLA, encoded by the coding sequence ATGGAAGTCCAAAAAGAAGACAGCATGATCAAGCAGAAGCAGATGCTTGCCGAGCACTTCATCGAATTGTCTCAAGTTCGTGAAACGGGGCGCAAGGTGGCCTATACCTTTGTTCCCGGCAATCTGGCGGAATTGGTCGGCACCTTCGACATGCTGTCGGTCTACCCGGAAATCAACGCCCTGCAATCGGGCATGCGCAAGAAATCGGGAGACTATATCCGGGAGGCGGAGGACGTCGGCTATTCCGAGGATGTCTGCTCCTATGTGAAGTGCGACATCGGCATGATGCTGCAAGGGAACATCGGCCCGACCGGTCAGCAACTCCCCCCGCCCGACATCCTGCTGCTGAGTTATACCGGCTGCTTCGTCTTCATGAAATGGTTCGAGAACCTGCGCCACTTCTATCCGAACGCAGAAGTCGCCATGCTCCACATCCCGTACCAGGAATCCGGACGCCTGGAGCCGGAAGCAGTCGAATACGTCAAAGACCAGCTCGTCAGGAGTGTGATCCCGAAATTCGAGAAGGTCAGCGGCCGGAAATTCGACCTGGAGAAGCTGGCAGCCAAGCTGAAGCTGGCTGCGCAGGCCGAGGATCTGCTCGTCGAGATTTTCGATTCCGCACGGCATAGGCCCTCGCCCATCGATGCATACTTTGGCGGCGTTTACTACATCGGCCCGATCTTCACCGCATTTCGCGGCAACGAGGACTGCGTCGAATACTACCGGGCATTGAAGCAGGAGGTCGATTATCGGGTGGCCCGAAAGCTCGGACCGATCACCCCGGAAGGGCATATGGCCCATGAGAGGTTCCGTCTGGTGGTGGAAGGCCCTCCCAACTGGACTCATTTTCGTGATTTCTGGAAGATGTTCTACGATCGCGGCGCCGTGTTTGTCGGCTCCAGCTACACCAGGGTCGGCGGCGTCTACGACGACGGATTCCGCCATTCCCCGAAGGATCCCCTGGCAAGCCTGGCGGAATATTGCATCGGGTGCTACACCAACCGCAATCTGATCCAGCGCATTCAACTCCTGGAGGATTTCATCAAAAAGTACGGAGCCGACGGCCTGCTGGTGAATTCCATCAAGAGCTGTAATTCGTTTTCGGCCGGACAGCTGGTGATGATGAGGGACCTGGAAGAACGGCTCGGCATCCCGGTCGGATTCATCGAGACCGACCTGGTCGACCCCCGATACTATTCGTTTTCCAACATCAAAAACCGGCTGGACTCGTTCTTCCAGATGCTCGAGCAGCGGCAAACCGTCCGTACGGGCAGCGATGCCCTGTCGGACGACGTTCTGGCCTGA
- a CDS encoding acyl-CoA dehydratase activase translates to MKVFLGIDLGSTTSKAVLVDSTGAIIGRGITNTRSNYEAAARIAQVEADFNSRFTLLGRRLKRDGDGGCDWDALLCHLENRFYYLQFLARFGQLLEAMCREGERIEDPILRNRIVQYLPRAAPMVEDRVRRLFYNGEVSTTSQFFRDLFSSAYTKAIENAEAGLFDRLVALYDRCITPVENHQADCDFSDLVLRALRDLPGEYAGHAGAVERFLDETSSFDLDPADYVGTGYGRQLLPFEEKHIKSEILCHALGAHAIFPGTRTVLDIGGQDTKAIQVDASGLVTSFQMNDRCAAGCGRYLGYIADEMSLSVGELGSLAIKADHEVNICSTCTVFAGAELREYLNLGERKENVLAGLHRAIVQRAFALIARSGGVRNEFTFTGGVARNPAIIKYVSRMVFENYGRITINCHPDSIFMGALGAALFAARRI, encoded by the coding sequence ATGAAGGTATTTCTTGGCATTGACCTGGGCTCCACGACCTCCAAGGCGGTGCTGGTGGACTCGACCGGCGCGATCATCGGCCGGGGCATAACCAACACCCGCTCCAATTACGAGGCAGCAGCCCGGATCGCCCAGGTCGAGGCCGACTTCAACTCGCGCTTCACCTTGCTGGGCCGCAGGCTCAAAAGAGACGGCGACGGCGGATGCGATTGGGACGCCTTGTTGTGCCACCTCGAAAACCGTTTCTATTACCTCCAGTTTCTGGCGCGCTTCGGCCAGCTCCTCGAGGCGATGTGCCGCGAGGGAGAACGCATCGAGGATCCGATCCTGCGAAACAGGATCGTCCAATACCTGCCGCGCGCCGCTCCGATGGTGGAGGATCGCGTCCGGCGTCTGTTCTACAACGGCGAGGTTTCGACCACTTCGCAGTTTTTCCGGGATCTGTTCAGTTCCGCCTACACGAAGGCCATTGAAAACGCCGAGGCCGGATTGTTCGACCGGCTCGTAGCCTTGTACGACCGGTGCATCACGCCGGTGGAGAATCATCAGGCCGACTGCGATTTCAGTGATCTTGTGCTGCGCGCGTTGCGTGACCTGCCGGGAGAGTATGCGGGCCATGCGGGGGCGGTGGAGCGTTTTCTCGATGAAACCTCATCCTTCGATCTCGATCCGGCCGACTATGTCGGCACCGGTTACGGGCGGCAATTGCTTCCTTTCGAAGAAAAGCACATCAAATCGGAAATTCTCTGCCACGCGCTGGGAGCTCATGCGATTTTCCCGGGAACACGCACGGTCCTCGATATCGGCGGGCAGGACACAAAAGCGATACAGGTCGACGCCAGCGGCCTGGTGACCAGCTTCCAGATGAACGACCGCTGTGCCGCAGGCTGCGGCCGTTATCTGGGGTACATCGCGGATGAGATGAGCCTGAGCGTCGGTGAATTGGGGTCGCTGGCGATCAAGGCGGATCACGAGGTGAACATCTGCAGCACGTGCACTGTCTTCGCCGGAGCGGAACTGCGCGAGTATCTGAATCTGGGTGAGCGCAAGGAGAACGTCCTGGCGGGACTGCATCGCGCGATCGTGCAACGGGCCTTTGCGCTGATCGCGCGCTCGGGTGGCGTCCGGAACGAGTTCACGTTCACCGGAGGCGTGGCGCGCAATCCCGCAATTATCAAATATGTCAGCCGCATGGTGTTTGAAAATTACGGCAGGATCACCATCAACTGCCACCCTGATTCGATCTTCATGGGCGCTCTCGGAGCCGCCCTGTTCGCGGCCAGGAGAATATGA
- a CDS encoding acyl-CoA dehydratase activase, producing the protein MKPGDLTMGIDVGSSAVKMALVRYGGRPEVLDVANERIRRRNPAHVIETALQRMLEPHGLAYEDLLYVASTGEGELVPRKRGHFYSMTTHARGAYHYHPEARTVVDLGALFCRVISLDGSARVRNYAMTGQCASGSGQFLENITRYLGVTMDEVGPLSLRSEHPAKTSGICAVLAETDVINMVSQGIPTADIVKGIHLSIAGRIVQLLGRFKAESPVVLTGGMAQDSGLVAALRELSGERNLGLEIYPARNCVAAGAIGAALWGGYRHFKLQESKP; encoded by the coding sequence ATGAAACCAGGTGATCTTACCATGGGAATCGATGTCGGCAGCAGTGCCGTCAAGATGGCGCTGGTGCGCTACGGCGGCCGTCCGGAAGTGTTGGATGTCGCCAACGAACGAATCCGCAGGCGCAATCCGGCCCACGTGATCGAGACCGCACTGCAGCGGATGCTGGAGCCCCACGGCCTTGCCTATGAAGACCTGCTCTACGTGGCGTCGACCGGAGAAGGCGAGCTTGTGCCCAGGAAACGCGGCCACTTCTACAGCATGACCACGCACGCCCGGGGCGCCTACCACTACCATCCCGAAGCGCGCACCGTAGTCGACCTGGGCGCGCTGTTCTGCCGCGTGATTTCATTGGACGGTTCGGCGCGCGTGCGCAATTACGCCATGACCGGCCAGTGCGCCTCGGGATCCGGCCAGTTTCTCGAGAACATCACCCGCTATCTGGGCGTGACCATGGATGAAGTCGGCCCGCTATCGCTGCGTTCCGAGCATCCGGCCAAAACCAGCGGCATCTGCGCGGTGCTGGCCGAGACCGATGTGATCAACATGGTCTCACAGGGGATCCCCACCGCCGACATCGTCAAGGGAATTCATCTGTCGATTGCAGGCAGGATCGTTCAACTCCTCGGCCGTTTCAAGGCTGAGTCCCCCGTCGTCCTGACCGGGGGTATGGCACAGGACAGCGGCCTGGTGGCTGCGCTCCGGGAACTGAGTGGTGAGCGCAACCTGGGGCTGGAAATATACCCGGCCCGGAACTGCGTGGCGGCAGGCGCCATCGGCGCCGCTCTCTGGGGAGGGTACCGCCACTTCAAGCTTCAGGAGTCGAAGCCATGA
- a CDS encoding AMP-binding protein codes for MSEPRAWRAELSLPDFPRNLAAMLNRNAERLGNRPLYQEVRNGKYMPLGWRAFQQDVARLQNSLSEHGLRTGDRVAILSANRQEMLELELAVMSMGAVAVPIFAGYPAAQAQVLVEFCEPRMVAVADAEQLRKIHSPQQYRLVVHFSDLACETGASAMTLAELIGASAPAGEIRGEDVDPDSVCLMMYTSGTMGKPKCVQLTHGNILSQQAAMRVLWQLGPEDRFLSYLPWHHSFGGIYEKYAALYNGAVLSLEHGCGKNIDTLLDNWRRVQPTVFFSVPRIYHQIATQVLKDPALERLIFHDELRFVFTAAAPLPKSISDLFEDRAIPIYEGWGLTETSPCCTVTDPAVSREPGVVGKPIPGVTLGLAEDGEILVRGPNVMKGYFHNPEATDAVFREDGWFATGDVGEFTTAGLRLISRKDRIFKLSNAEKVVPAEIENLIVQNCCFLSHAYVTGSGRDYPVALLFPNHAMLSGNVDESRITTGCNCPRDMKDLAHCLANCLRKLNERIDAPYLRPSAAMLIDHELSIEDEELTPSMKLAPNVVARIFKARIEQLYGNGNKAADPTEVYILNLERP; via the coding sequence ATGAGCGAGCCAAGGGCCTGGCGCGCAGAGCTGTCTCTGCCGGACTTTCCGCGCAATCTCGCTGCCATGCTGAATCGCAACGCGGAACGCCTCGGCAACCGGCCGCTCTATCAGGAAGTCCGGAACGGTAAATACATGCCGCTGGGCTGGCGCGCCTTTCAGCAGGATGTCGCACGCCTCCAGAATTCGCTAAGCGAGCACGGATTACGAACGGGCGACCGTGTCGCGATCCTCTCCGCGAACCGGCAGGAAATGCTGGAGCTGGAACTCGCCGTAATGTCGATGGGCGCCGTGGCCGTCCCCATTTTTGCAGGCTATCCGGCGGCTCAGGCCCAGGTGCTGGTGGAGTTTTGCGAACCGAGGATGGTTGCCGTCGCAGACGCCGAGCAGCTCCGCAAGATCCACTCCCCGCAGCAGTACCGGCTGGTGGTGCACTTCAGCGACCTTGCCTGCGAGACCGGCGCGAGCGCCATGACGCTGGCGGAGCTGATCGGGGCTTCCGCCCCGGCTGGAGAAATCCGGGGCGAAGACGTCGATCCGGACTCCGTATGTCTCATGATGTACACCTCCGGCACGATGGGCAAGCCCAAGTGCGTTCAATTGACCCACGGCAATATTCTCTCTCAGCAGGCGGCGATGCGTGTTCTGTGGCAGCTGGGCCCGGAGGACCGATTTCTTTCCTACCTGCCCTGGCATCACAGTTTCGGTGGGATTTACGAGAAGTATGCCGCTTTGTACAATGGGGCGGTCCTGTCCCTCGAACACGGCTGCGGCAAGAACATCGACACGCTGCTGGATAACTGGAGACGTGTACAACCGACGGTCTTTTTCAGCGTGCCGCGCATCTATCATCAAATCGCTACCCAGGTACTCAAGGACCCTGCCCTGGAGCGCCTCATATTTCACGACGAGCTGCGATTCGTTTTCACCGCTGCGGCGCCATTGCCCAAGAGCATTTCGGATCTGTTCGAGGATCGAGCAATCCCCATCTATGAGGGGTGGGGCCTCACCGAAACCTCGCCTTGCTGCACGGTCACGGATCCCGCCGTTTCGCGAGAACCGGGCGTCGTCGGCAAACCGATCCCCGGCGTCACTCTCGGACTGGCCGAGGACGGCGAGATTCTGGTCCGCGGGCCCAATGTGATGAAGGGGTATTTTCACAATCCCGAAGCCACCGACGCGGTTTTCAGGGAGGACGGTTGGTTTGCGACCGGCGATGTGGGCGAGTTCACGACGGCCGGCTTGCGGTTGATCTCGCGCAAGGATCGCATTTTCAAGCTCAGTAACGCGGAAAAAGTCGTTCCCGCCGAAATCGAAAACCTGATCGTGCAGAACTGCTGCTTCCTGTCTCACGCTTACGTGACCGGCAGCGGCAGGGATTATCCCGTGGCCCTTCTGTTTCCCAATCACGCCATGCTTTCCGGGAATGTGGACGAATCGAGAATCACGACCGGCTGCAACTGTCCCAGGGACATGAAGGATCTGGCGCATTGCCTGGCGAATTGCCTGAGGAAGCTCAATGAACGGATCGATGCCCCATACCTGCGCCCGTCGGCGGCCATGCTGATCGATCACGAACTTTCCATAGAGGACGAGGAGTTGACGCCGTCGATGAAACTGGCCCCCAATGTCGTGGCCCGCATATTCAAAGCCCGCATCGAACAGTTGTATGGCAACGGGAACAAAGCTGCGGATCCCACGGAAGTGTATATCCTGAATCTGGAGCGGCCATGA